GCTCACTTCCAGGCGAATGGCATACCTGTGAGGCGTTCGAAGGCTTCGATGTATTTCTCGCGCGTGCGGCTGACCACTTCCGGCGGCAACTCCGGCGGCGGGCTGTTTTTGTCCCAGGTCGTCTGCTCCAACCAGTCGCGGACGTATTGCTTGTCGAACGAAGATTGGCCGCGTCCCGGAGCGTATTGATCGGCCGGCCAGAACCTCGAGCTATCCGGGGTCATCACTTCATCGACGAGAATCCATTGATCGCCTAGCCGTCCCCACTCGAACTTGGTGTCGGCGATGATGATGCCGCGCTCCCGCGCGTCGCGTACGCCGCGCTCATAGACCGCGAGGCTCAGCGAGCGCAGTTCCTCGGCGGCGTCCCGGCCGACGATTTCGCACATCCGCTCGAACGGAATATTCTCGTCGTGGCCGCTCGTGGCTTTGGTCGCTGGCGTGAAAATCGGCGATGGCAACTGCGCGCTCTCGGTGAGTCCCTGTGGCAACGGGATTCCACAGACTGTGCCCTGTTGTTGGTATTCCTTCCAGCCGGAGCCGGCCAGATAGCCGCGCACCACGCATTCGACCGGCGCGACTTCCGCCTTGCGGACCAGCATCGATCGCCCCGCCAGCGGCGCGAGGTCGACGTCCTTAGGCAATCCGAACTCTGCCACGTCGGCCGACAGCAGATGATGCGGTACGCCAACCCGCGCGAACCAATGCAAACTGATCTGCGTGAGCACGCGCCCTTTGTCCGGAATGGGCGTCGGCAGGATCCAGTCGAAGGCGC
Above is a window of Planctomycetia bacterium DNA encoding:
- a CDS encoding phosphoribosylaminoimidazolesuccinocarboxamide synthase, which codes for MSDTAVLQTELPHWPVFRGKVRDVYDLGDHLLIVATDRISAFDWILPTPIPDKGRVLTQISLHWFARVGVPHHLLSADVAEFGLPKDVDLAPLAGRSMLVRKAEVAPVECVVRGYLAGSGWKEYQQQGTVCGIPLPQGLTESAQLPSPIFTPATKATSGHDENIPFERMCEIVGRDAAEELRSLSLAVYERGVRDARERGIIIADTKFEWGRLGDQWILVDEVMTPDSSRFWPADQYAPGRGQSSFDKQYVRDWLEQTTWDKNSPPPELPPEVVSRTREKYIEAFERLTGMPFAWK